A window of the Equus przewalskii isolate Varuska chromosome 10, EquPr2, whole genome shotgun sequence genome harbors these coding sequences:
- the DUSP14 gene encoding dual specificity protein phosphatase 14, whose protein sequence is MSSRGHSTLPRTLMAPRMISEGDIGGIAQITSSLFLGRGSVASNRHLLQARGITCIVNATIEIPNFNWPQFEYVKVPLADMPHAPIGLYFDTVADKIHSVSRKHGATLVHCAAGVSRSATLCIAYLMKFHNVCLLEAYNWVKARRPVIRPNVGFWRQLIDYERQLFGKSTVKMVQTPYGVVPDVYEKESRHLMPYWGI, encoded by the coding sequence ATGAGCTCCAGAGGTCACAGCACACTACCACGGACTCTCATGGCCCCTCGGATGATTTCTGAGGGAGACATAGGAGGCATTGCTCAAatcacctcctctctcttcctgggcAGAGGCAGTGTGGCCTCCAACCGGCACCTCCTCCAGGCTCGTGGCATCACCTGCATCGTTAATGCTACCATTGAGATCCCCAATTTCAACTGGCCCCAATTTGAATATGTTAAAGTGCCTCTGGCTGACATGCCTCATGCCCCCATTGGACTGTACTTTGACACTGTGGCTGACAAGATCCACAGTGTGAGCAGGAAGCACGGGGCCACCCTGGTGCACTGTGCTGCTGGCGTGAGCCGCTCGGCCACCCTCTGCATAGCTTACCTGATGAAATTCCACAATGTGTGCCTGCTGGAGGCGTACAACTGGGTGAAAGCCCGGAGGCCTGTCATCAGGCCCAACGTAGGCTTCTGGAGGCAGCTGATAGACTACGAgcgccagctctttgggaagtcaACAGTTAAAATGGTACAGACACCTTACGGCGTAGTTCCAGACGTTTATGAAAAAGAGTCCCGACACCTGATGCCTTACTGGGGGATTTAA